Proteins encoded together in one Apteryx mantelli isolate bAptMan1 unplaced genomic scaffold, bAptMan1.hap1 HAP1_SCAFFOLD_20, whole genome shotgun sequence window:
- the LOC136996081 gene encoding olfactory receptor 14C36-like → MSNGSSLNEFLLLAFADTWELQLLHFSLFLGIYLAALLSNGLIITAVACDHHLHTPMYFFLLHLSLLDIGTISTTVPKSMTNSLWNTRAISYSGCAAQVFLVVFFFTGEFSLLTVMAYDRYVAICKPLHYGTIMGGRACAKMAAAAWGSCFLNALLHTGNTFSLPLCKGHVVDQFFCEIPQILKLSCPDSYLREVGVTVVSACLFFGCFIFIVLSYVQIFTAVLRIPSEQGQHKAFSMCLPHLAVASLCVSTVMFAYMKPPCISCPALDLLVTILYLVVPPAVNPLIYSMRNKELKDAL, encoded by the coding sequence atgtccaacggcagctccctcaatgaattcctcctcttggcatttgcagacacatgggagctgcagctcttgcacttctcactcttcctgggcatctacctagCTGCCCtcctgagcaatggcctcatcatcacagccgtagcctgcgaccaccacctccacacccccatgtatttctttctcctccacctctccctccttgacattggcaccatctccaccactgtccccaaatccatgaccaattccctctggaacaccagagccatttcgtactcaggatgtgctgcccaggtcttcctggttgtcttcttttttacaggagagttctctcttctcacagtcatggcctatgaccgctatgttgccatctgcaagcccctgcactacgggaccatcatgggtggcagagcttgtgccaaaatggcagcagctgcctggggcagttgttttctcaatgcgctgctgcacactgggaacaccttttcactaccactctgcaaaggccatgtggtggaccagttcttctgtgaaatcccccagatcctcaaactctcctgcccagactcctacctcagggaagttggggttactgtggttagtgcctgtttattctttgggtgtttcattttcattgtgctgtcctacgtgcagatcttcacagctgtgctgaggatcccctctgagcagggacaacacaaagccttttccatgtgcctgcctcacctggccgtggcctccctgtgtgtcagcactgtaatGTTTGCCTACATGAAGCCCCCCTGCatctcctgcccagctctggatTTGCTGGTGACTATTCTGTatttggtggtgcctccagcagtgaaccccctcatctacagcatgaggaacaaggagctcaaagatgccctg